CCCGCACCGAAAAATGCTGCATTAACGCTTATCATGATGGGACTTATCCTCGGAGTTATGTTCATGGGCATTAGCCTTTTGGCTTATTTGTATGGTATTTCACCGACTCCAAAGGAAACAGTAGTATCTCAAATTGCTTCTACAGTTTTTGGACGAGGAATTATGTATTACGCGATTCAGGCTGTTACAGCGCTTATTTTATTCCTGGCGGCTAATACCGCTTTTGCAGCCTTTCCTTTACTCGCCTTTATGTTAGCCAAGGACAGATTCATGCCAAATATGTTCATGGTTCGAGGAGATCGTCTTGGGTTTTCAAACGGGATTATTTTCTTGGCCATTCTTTCAGCACTATTAGTGATTGCGTTTAAAGGAGAAACGGAAAACTTAATCCCTCTATATGCGCTTGGTGTTTTTATCCCGTTTACCTTGTCACAAGCAGGAATGATGAAACGCTGGATTTCCAAAAAGCCCCGTGGATGGTTCACACCTTTTGTTATTAATACGTTAGGAATGCTAACGACCCTTACGATTTGCCTGATCTTTTTCATTACAAAACTCTCGCAGGTATGGCCGATTTTTGTGTTCCTTCCTATCGTCATTTTCATTTTTAGGAAGATAAATCAGCATTATAGAGATTTGGCAAATGAGCTACGACTTGATATGGAAACAGACAAACCCGAACCCAAAGGGAGTGTCATCGTTATTCCTGTGGCGGGAATTTCGCAGGTGGTGAAAAACACCATTAGTTATGCGCAATCCTTGTCAGACGACATTGTCGCAGTCTACATCGGGTTCAATGATGAAGACATGAAAAAAATGGAGGAAAAATGGGAGATCTGGAATCCCGGAGTACGTTTGATTGTCTTGCGTTCCCATTATCGCAGTATTATAAGACCTTTGTTTAAGTTTATAGACACGGTTGAGTGGAAAAAAGCAGAAACGGATCATGTTACCGTCATGATACCGCAGTTTATTACCAAGCGCTGGTGGCATAACTTACTTCATAACCAAACGAGTTTATTAATCCGGGCATATTTATTCGCCCGCCAAGATGTAAAAATTGCTACGGTTCCATACCGATTAAAGAAATGAAGCAGGATCCAGTAAGCCATAAACAACGAAGAAAACCCGTCCCTTTGTAAGGAGACGGGTTCCATCATTTTTTACCTTGATCATCACGACTGTTATTTAGATCCAGTATGAGCCTAAAATTAGATTGAATGACTACCCAATCATACACTTTTTTTACGCGAATGATTTCTGGCTGAATACTATTCGAGACTCCAGAAGTGACGGTAACCACAAAGCTGCAAGAGGCCGTATTTCCTGACTGATCCCTTGCTGTACAGGTGAGCATCGTCATCCCTACAGGAAAGTCCATGGTAAAAGTGGCAACTGCAATTGGGGCAGGAGGGGAAAAAGGCCGTGTCATCCCATGGCAAGTAATTGAGGTTACCCCGCAAGTATCAGTGGCAGTGACTTCATAGGTAACAGTAGCGGAGGTTTGCCCAGGTAAAACAGGGACTGTGATATCCTCAGGGCAAGTGATGGTTGGAGGTTCGTCAATCACCGTGATGGTAAAGGAACATGCTTCCGTATTCCCAAATATATCTTGTGCCGTACAGGTGACAACAGTATCTCCCACTGGAAAAAGCGAGCCAGAAGGCGGAGAACAGGTAACAGTGACTCCGGGGCAGGTCGCAACAGGTGTTGGATAGTTTACAATAGGGCAAGGTACTACCATGTCAGGTGGGCAGGTTGGTGGCTGCACGCAGCCATTGAGCAAAACAGAAACATTGCTCGAATCCTCGTTTGCAGTAGCGATGTCAATTCTTCCGTCTCCGTTAAAATCAGCTACTGTAATGCTGAGCGGACCTGCTCCTGTAGGGAACTGAAAGGGAGGCGAGAACCCTCCCGCCCCGTTGTTTATGAGAATAGAAACGTTATCAGAACCTGCATTTGGGGTAGCCAAATCAATGACTCCATCACAATTAAAGTCAGCTGCTGTTATATCAAAAGGAAACGCATCAGTACCCAAGGAAAAGGGACTTCCTGCTGCTTCTGTAAAAGAACCTAATCCATTGTTTAGAAAAACGGTTACATTACTCGTTGCGTTATTTGCGACAGCAATATCAATAAACCCATCACCATTTAAGTCAGCAGATACAAGGCTACTGGGGGATGAGCCGCCGGGAAGTACAGAGAAACTCACTCCAGGAGTTTGAAACGTACCGTTTCCATTCCCTCTAAAAACTGTTACATCATTGGTGTCTCGATTGGCAGTGGCCAGATCAAGGTTGCCATCTCCATTAAAGTCAGCCGCTACAATATCAGTTGGGGCCAATCCTGGGTTTGTGTCAAAAGGACTCCCTGGAGCCATACTAAATACACCTGATCCATCATTCAACAAGACAGTAATAAAACTAGTTCCTGCAAGTTGGCCCCTATTTGCTATAGCCAAGTCCAAACCGTTCACACCATCAAAGTCACCTACAGCAATCGCAAAAGATTCGGAAACAGCAGGAAATACACCGGTACTATAGGCTACAGGTGCAGCAAAAGTGCCGTCCCCCATATTTAAAAGGATAAAAACCCGGTTATTGGAGGATTGATCTGTAACAGCCAAATCGATAGAACCATCTCCATTTAAATCAGCTGCTACAATTTGACCTAGTAAAGACCCGGGAAACAAAGTACTGAAGGGGATCGTTTGTGACACGGAAAATACGCCGGACCCATTGTTCAGAAGAATAGAAACATCATTGGACCCACTGTCCACTACGGCCAAATCTATGCGACCGTCTTTGTTAAAATCGGCAGAAGTAATGCTGGAAGGAGATGTTCCTCCCGTATTATATTCGACTGCGGGCTGAAAAAACGGGCAGGCCAAATTGGATTCACCCTTTCTTACAGGAATACAGGCAGTCATTCCTGATCGAAATGCTTCACTCCGGACACCAATAAAGGCAAAAAAATGCACGTGGTGCATACTATGCTAATGCCTTTGATCATGATATGGATGTTTAGGCATGAATGTGAATGAAGATTATGTAGCATTTAGCAAGATTCAATCCTTTGAAGTTATGGAATATACCAAATAACACGCCGAGGCACCTCCTGTAAAACAGGCAGGTGCCTCGCACTTTTATGCCGCTTGTTTATACTGATGGAAAACGAGATAGTGGCTTGAAGCTTCCGTGGCCACAGGTTTCCACTATCTCAGCCGGGAGTGCCCTGGTCATTACATGTATTGATTTACCGAAACCGAAACATCTGCCGGATCACTTGAGAGATTTCTGAAGTTCACATAGTACTCGCCAGGTGGGAGCCAAAATGTCTGTTTACCTATGACTTCTCCTTTTATCTGAAAAGTCTTTGGTTCCTTGCCAGGGCAAACCACTACGTATTCTATATCAGCGTTCTGTCCTGTATGGTGGGTGGTAATCTCAACGATTCTGTAGTAATTAACAGTGAACTTGGTATAATCCTCCCAAGCTATCCAACCATCAGTATTTCTTAATCCGAGCTTTCTAAAAAAGATGTTTTCATTTGATTGTTGCTGAACATTTTTGATTTGAAAGTTTTTTTGCTGTTCTTTCCCAATGACACTCCCCCCTTGTAACCAAGCCTTTCCTTGGGCTAATTTCTCAGTTTGTGGAATGTCATTTGCAAACACAGCCTGCGAACCAAAAGTTAATGCAGAAACAACTGCACCCAAAGTCATTAGCTTTTTAATCATAATCCACACTCCTATTTCCGCTTAATTTTTTCGAGCATACCTTTCGTCGACTAACGAGGTGTGTACGATGGGTCACAAATTAAAATAATACATTTTTTCCAACTATTTACATTCGTAAAACTATCATACCACACACCTTTTAACAGTACAATCGTATTATTTAAAGATATTCTGAGTTGTAGCCAATGGTACGCTTTTGCACACTTGGGATAGAATCTCGCATATTTGTTTTGCAAAAGAAAAAGCTACTCAGCAGAAGCCAAGTAGCTCATTCCCAATATTTTATGCTCTCACACTCTTTCAAAAGTTTGTTACCCTTAACAACTGGTTATGAGTTTGATCAAACAAAAAAATTTATTATGTATACCCTGTTTTCTGAAATAGTTGGTGAAGCCGTAGGTGGACCAGAACAACGAGTATCTTGGTAAATAAATCCTCTAGTATAAAAAAAGAGGCGGATAATCACCGCCTCTTTCCCTGATCTATCCAAAGCAAACCTCTGCTCTTTCCATGGATCACCATACATATTTTTGTGTAACGATTAAGAAGTTAGTAACCAAGAAAACCCATCTCCTTAAAATAGGTTTCCTAAAAGGGTGTTTGTACGTTTCGGGAAGAAAACATTACGCATTAAATAAAAAGTGTAAGGTTTTTCCTTACATTACCATTTTTTAGGAGTTGGTTGAATGCCGATTACCAAACCATTTATGACGTCGCTCAGGTTCACTTCAACGATGGGGGCTGGAACAGGGACTGGAGCAACATTTGCCATTGCCGCAACATCATTTACGAATGATGCAGGTGCTGCTGCTACAGCATTCCCTAGTACGTTTGCTTTTTACAACCTCTACATTAATGGGGTGCTTCAGTCAGGAAATACTTCCACAATTACAACGACAGCGATCACGATTCCTAATGGTGATGCCGAAAATGGCGGAACACCATTGATCGTAGAATTCGTCATCAACTGACAACCAGAAAGTAAATAAGAATTTCCCCAGGAGAGGATACACGCCTGGGGAATATTCCATAAAAGAGTAACATGTCAAGAACATGTTGTAGCCTCAGATTCTTGTACATCTTCATTACTATGAGAAAGGGCTGGAGACCATGCAGCAAAAAACCAGTAAAAGAATAGTAGTGACTCGATCTAATAATCTGAGCACCTGTTACCCAGTAATGCCGCCACTCGGGTGCCCTGATATTTTTCCCGGGCAACCTTGCCCGACCTGTCCACCCTGTCTTCCCTGCCCGCCGTGCCCCTGTACGCCTGGACTGCTAACGACAGTAATTTCTCAATACACGACTTTTTCGGATGGACAAAAAAATATATATACGAATGCCGACGCCTCACTACAGTTTAGTACTTCCGGAATTCTCGACCCCAGCACCGTATCGATTGTTAATCTTTTTATCAACGGAATTCTTCAGCCTTCAAATACGTATGTGGTCCAGCCCGGCGCCTTGATGCTTAGCGATGTCCCGTTCCAAGGTGTTCCTATAATCCTTCAGTTTATCCAGATCTCCAATTCCTAATAAACGTGTCTTACATACGGGTAAGGGACTACGAGTACGCTTGGAAGCCTTTCATCTGAGGGGATGGACGGTATCATTTTTCCTTTTAATTGGGACGAAACAAAATATTCCGAGTAGTTACAAGAATCACTTATGTAACTATTTATAGATTATTAATTAAACAAACCCGTCTCCTCAAAATAGGGACGGGTTGTTGATTTTGGTTACTTCTGTGGATTTCGTTCTCTATTTCTTCCCCTCAAACCAAAAAGACCAGCTAATCCAAGCAACCCTATCCATTCCCAGTCTGAATCAGTGTCTACTGCTGTCGTTCTGTACGTGTTGTTATTAATACCCGTGTTAGCGGGTGCCCCATTTCCTGTAACGCCTACACCTGTATTTGGGGTGTTTGTTCCTCCTGTGTTCCCTGCACCTGTACCACCAGTCTCAGCAAATGCAGTTAAACTCATTGTTACAGTTAACATTAAAGCTAACATAATTACCCTCAACTTTTTCACTTGAAGAACCCCCTTGCTGTATTGTCAATCTGAGAATAATTTTTCAGACCGTCGCATTTTTGTTTGCAGGCCTGAAGTGGAACCATGATGTTACTTTGCTCTTAATACGATAATCTTATCCAAGGCAACACTATGCAGACGGAATGAAATCTACAGCTACTTCCTGAAGATAATCGGAAGTAGTAAAATCGCTTGTTACCATGGATTTCTCCACGGGGGAAGGCTATGTTAATTTTGTAATCTTGAAATTGATTTATTGTCCTAAAACTTGAATGGGTATGATTTTGCGCTTTTGCCGAAGTGTAAACTTGTGTCGCTAAGACTAAGCCCATGAAAACAAAAAAGAGGCGGATAATCACCGCCTCTTTTCCCCAATCAATCCCAAGCAAACCTCTGCTCTTTCCAAGGATCTCCATACATATTATACCCATTCTTCTCCCAAAATCCTTGCTTGTCTTTCTCCATAAACTCAATCCCACGCACCCACTTGGCGCTTTTCCAGAAGTAGAGATGCGGGATAACAAAACGCAGCGGCCAGCCGTGCTCTGGAGTTAAATCCTCGCCGTTATGTTTCGTAGCGAACAGGTTGCCGCTTTTCATGAAGTCAACAAGCGGAATGTTCACCGTCCATCCGTGCTCAGCGTGCAGCATGACATACTTCGCTTCCGGCTTCACCTTAACCAGCTTCAGAACTTCTTCAACCGGAATACCTTCCCATTCATTATCCAGCTTGCTCCAGCCTGTAACGCAATGAATATCGTTGGTCGTGCCGCCTTTTGGCAAAGCCATCATTTGTTCGTAGGTCAGTGTTACTTCTTCTTCGACGAGACCGAAAAGACGAAAGCTCCACTCGGTGGACAGGTCTGTATATTCAGGAACCTCCCCGTAGTGCAGGACAGGAAAACCTGTCGTCTGCTTCTGATTAGGGGGAATACGGTCGCGTTTGGTGTCTGATGATGGATTAATAAACATGTTGTTTCCACTCCCCTCGCTGATCAGTGTTCTCGATTATTTCCCAACCCGCAGCAAGGCGTGATCTACCTTGATGCACATGTCCTGCACAACCTCAATGCCTTGATCGGCAACCAATTTAGCCGCTTCTTCGTTGGCAATGCCTTGTTGCATCCAGAACACTTTTGGCTTGTTCTGCATTTTCAATGCATCCTCGGCAACAGGCATCATGTCTTCGCTGCGACGGAACACATCGACGATGTCGACTGGCTGATCGATTTCAGACAGGCTGGCAACCACTTTTTCACCCAAAACCGTTTCACCCGCGATGACAGGATTGACCGGAATGATCTTGTAGCCCGCGTTCTGCATGGCTTGCGATACCATATAGCTGGTGCGGTCCGGCTTGTTGGACAGACCTACTACTGCGATCGTTTTTGCATCCTCCAGCAGTTGACGACGTACTTCATTGCTTGGATTTTGTGCCATGTGAAAACACTCCTCTTTTATATTGAAATGAAATATTGAACTACCTTTTATTCACTACGGCTGGAAACAAACTCAACAACGGTGCGGGTCATCGCTCCGGTACCGCCAGACGGTTGCATGTCGCCAGCACTTGCTGTGTACGCCGTACCCGCGATGTCCAGATGTACCCATGGTGTGTCACCAACGAATTCTTGCAGGAAAACACCGCCGATGATGCCGTGGCCATAACGTCCACCAGAGTTTTTCAAATCGGCAAAACGGCTCTTGTTCAGGCTGCGGTACTCATCGAAGGTCGGGAGTTGCCACAAACGCTCACCCGCCACGTCTGCTGCGTTCATCAGCTCATCCAACAGTGCTTTGTCGTTGGTCATGGCGCCAGAGCAGAAATGACCGAGTGCGACCACGATACCACCTGTCAAGGTAGCAGCATCCACCAGGCAAGACACTCCTTGCTCTTTTGCATAGGTGATGCAATCAGCCAGTACGAGACGACCTTCTGCGTCTGTCGTAATGATCTCTACCGTTTTGCCGCTCATGGTTGTGATGACATCGCCCGGACGGAATGCCGTTCCGGATGGCATGTTTTCCACGGTACCGACGACAGCCAGTACGTTTACTTTTGGTTTAATCTGTCCCAGTGCCTCCAATGCTCCGATCATCGTTGCCGCTCCACCCATGTCCGACTTCATGTCTTCCATGCCTGCTACTGGTTTGATGGAGATCCCACCTGTATCAAATGTCACGCCTTTACCGACCAAGCCAATGACATCGTCCCACGTGTCTCTTCCTTGATATTTGACTGCGACTACATAAGGCTCAAGCTCGCTGCCTTTTGCTACAGAGAGCACTCCGCCCATCCCCAGCTCTTCCAGCTTCGCTTTCTCCATTACTTCCACAGTCATGCCATGTCGCTCTGCTACCTCGACCATCGCATCCTTCAAAGCGCGTGGAGTCAAGTAGTTGGCTGGTTCATTGACGAGTGTACGAGCCAGATTCGTCCCGGATACGAGCGCTGAACCACGTGCAACGCCTGCCTGTACCAATGAAGTATCGGCATCTGCTGCCAAAATTTGCACCGTCGCAATTGGGTCAAACTCACGCTTTGCCTTTTGACGGTAGCCCTCGTAGTTGTATTCGGCAAGGCCAAAGGCTTCTGTCACTGCCTGTGCCAAACGATCAGCACTCAGATGCTCTGTTGTAGGCAAATCAATCACCACTGTTTTGCCGTTGCCTTTTCCCACAACCGTTTTGGCTGCACGTCCCCATGCATTTCGGGCTGCGACGAAATCAAATTTCCCTGGTTCACCCATCCCGACGATCACCAGTTTTTTTGCAGCTACGCTGTTCATTCCGTGGACAACCGTAATTTCCTTCGCCTCACCTGTTACTTCTTTGTCCTGCTGCAAGCCACTCAGACTTCCACCAAAAGCTTCGTCCAATTCCGGGTATACTTGCGAAATATCCTCGCCCTTCCATAGCGGGACAATCAGCTCATCACATGAGATATTCACAAGCTGTATGCGTTTTTCTACTGCTACTTTCATATACTCTTCCCTCTTTCTGTGTGGTAGGATACAATATGGGCACATTTGTTTAACACGATGTGTCGACATATAAGCGCAAGGGTGGAAACGTCATGGCTTTTGCCTCTGTGTAAGAAATGACATCCTTTTCCGGCAACAATTTCTCGCATTCATCTATGTAGCGAAGAACTCTTGTTACGTCCAGTCCCCAATGAACTGGCTGGTAACGAGTCAAATACTTTCGTGCATTGCCTAACATCCAGCGAGCACCTTTTATATTGCCGTACTCTTGGTGATACAGTCCGACTGACAATTGCAGCAATCCTTGCAAAAACTTGTCTGACTTGTCTTCCATCCAGATGTCTTCCAACAGATCGTGGCATTCGTAGTATTCTCCATCATTGAATTTTTCAATGAACTGTAAATACTGCTCGGGATACCCCATGGATGCATGCCTCCGTTTCGAACCTTCCGTCTTCATGGTAACACAGATTGGCAGTGACTTTACATCCAAACAAAAACTTCACGGATTAAGACAACGCCCTTCTGTTACAATAATCCTAGAGATAAGCGCACAGTAGAAAGGAATGGATTTTCCGTGGCGGATTTTTTTGAAAACTTCCCCTTATGGGCAGCACTGCTTGCCATAGGGATCGCCCAATTTATTAAAATTCCCCTCCATTTTTTCGCAACGAAAACGTGGCAATGGTCACTGCTCATGAGTACAGGCGGTATGCCCAGCTCTCACTCTTCTGCCGTGACAGCATTATCGACAGCCGTGGGACTGCGTGAGGGCTTTGGCAGCAACATGTTCGCTATTTCCGCCATTCTCGGTGTAATTGTGATGTTTGATGCCGCAGGTGTCCGCCGCCATGCCGGTATGCAAGCCGTTGTCTTAAATAAGCTGGTCGATGAATTCAACCATCTGTTAGAAGGAATGAAATCATTAAAAGTACGTCCTAGCCAGGAAAAAGCGAAAAAATTGAAAGAACTGCTCGGTCATCAACCAATCGAGGTATTAATCGGCGGTTGGTTAGGCGTCATGATTGCGTTATTGCTCCATCCGTTTTTTTAAAGGAGGGCTCCCATGCGCATTGTTTCCATCTGTCCCAGCAACACCGAAATCCTGTATTATTTAGGCCTGTATGAGCATGTCGTCGGATTGGATGATCACTCTGACTGGCCGCAGGAGTGGCAGCATCTCCCACGGGTTGGACCCGATTTGACAATCGATATGGACCGGGTCGCTGCCCTCCAGCCGGATCTGGTCGTAGCGTCGCTCTCTGTTCCTGGCATGGAGAATAATATAGAAGCTCTGCGCAACAGAGACATTCCTCATATCATCCTGAATCCTTCCCGGATCGGGGAAATCGCTCATGATATCCGACTCGTCGGTGAGGCGACAGGAACACAGAGGCAAGCCGAGCAGCTTGCGATCCAATTTGACGAAACCATTGAAAGCATCCGACAAAAGGCAGCGACATACGCTCAACGCCCCAAACTGTACTGGGAATGGTGGCCGAATCCCATTTACACACCCGGTCAGGAAAACTGGTTGACGGATGTCAGTGAAATTGCGGGTGCCGTCAATATTTTTGCAGACTATCCTGTCGCAAACGTCAAGGCTACGCGGGAAATGGTCATGGAACGTAATCCGGATCATATTTGCGTCGTCTGGTGCGGAATTGAATTGAAGCGAATCAAGCCTGACATGATCACAAACCGCCCAGAGTGGATCAACATGACCGCGATTCGAAACAATCAGGTCCACTTGTTGGAAGAAGGCCTCTATTGCCGCCCTTCTCCTCGCATTTTGGAAGGACTGGAGAAGCTGGTTGATTTGATTCATACAAAATGACACAAAAAACGTTCAAAGCCTGTGCCTTGAACGTTTTTTCTTTTTTTCTTCCATGCCACCTATGCGGCATCCATTCGTTTTCGTTACTTGCTATTCAATTTGTTGTTGACCGCTGACGGGTTCCGCCATGGCTGCGATTCCTTTTTCATTCAAGCTATTCAGAAAAGCTTCCGTTACTTTGCCTTCACCTTTTTTTACGATATACACATCCACCGATTTTTTCCCCCATTGCGAGAATACGTCCTGCTTGGTCTCGAAATACAGGTCAATCTTGTGGCCGCGAATCGCTCCACCCTTGTCAGCTACGACGCCATATCCGTAACCTGGGATGTACAAAATGGTCCCCAGCGGGAAAACGCGCAAATCAGCTGCAATCGTGGAATAGTCGTCTCTCCGTACTTTCACACCTGAATAGGTAATGCCATAGGACGGGTGAGATGGATTTTTGCCCGTCGACTCGTATCCTGCATAGTAGCCTGTCGCTACTACACGTACTTTTGGATATTGTTCGTGAAATACATCCGCTTTATCAATCACTTGAGTAAGAGAACTGGCAGATACCGTCCGTTTTTTGACGACACGTTGCCCCTCTTTCGTTTCCTTGATTCCAAAAGTGGATGAGACACCGTAGTCTCCCACAACATTATAGCTGTATCCATCGCTTGCGAAGGCCGTCAAGACCAGGATGAACAGCGCGATGATACTTACGAACTGCTTTCCATTCATTTCTTGGTAAACCTCCTCTCGTTTCTAGTCATGTCCCGACGAGGAGGAAAGTATACACAAATTTTGGTTGATTACAGAAATATTCAGTCAGTTGCCCATTTTTCCAATCAAATGCCAAAAGAAAAACAGGCCCGAAACAAAGGCCTGCTTGTACTTGTTTTAAAACATCCGATA
This genomic stretch from Brevibacillus brevis harbors:
- a CDS encoding APC family permease, with the protein product MISEFKRFLLGRPMKSSELAAEKLNKVKALAVLSSDALSSVAYGTEQILLVLITLGAVAMWYSIPISIAVVGLLTILIMSYRQTIFAYTTGGGAYIVAKDNLGTTTGLVAGGSLLVDYILTVAVSTSASTDAITSAFPVLHEHRVLIALFMIAIVTVLNLRGITESATILMYPVYLFVVAILVLIIGGGYQWMVGNVQAHPPEYGAVVPGITLFLLLRAFSSGCSALTGVEAVSNAIPNFRDPAPKNAALTLIMMGLILGVMFMGISLLAYLYGISPTPKETVVSQIASTVFGRGIMYYAIQAVTALILFLAANTAFAAFPLLAFMLAKDRFMPNMFMVRGDRLGFSNGIIFLAILSALLVIAFKGETENLIPLYALGVFIPFTLSQAGMMKRWISKKPRGWFTPFVINTLGMLTTLTICLIFFITKLSQVWPIFVFLPIVIFIFRKINQHYRDLANELRLDMETDKPEPKGSVIVIPVAGISQVVKNTISYAQSLSDDIVAVYIGFNDEDMKKMEEKWEIWNPGVRLIVLRSHYRSIIRPLFKFIDTVEWKKAETDHVTVMIPQFITKRWWHNLLHNQTSLLIRAYLFARQDVKIATVPYRLKK
- a CDS encoding FG-GAP-like repeat-containing protein; protein product: MHHVHFFAFIGVRSEAFRSGMTACIPVRKGESNLACPFFQPAVEYNTGGTSPSSITSADFNKDGRIDLAVVDSGSNDVSILLNNGSGVFSVSQTIPFSTLFPGSLLGQIVAADLNGDGSIDLAVTDQSSNNRVFILLNMGDGTFAAPVAYSTGVFPAVSESFAIAVGDFDGVNGLDLAIANRGQLAGTSFITVLLNDGSGVFSMAPGSPFDTNPGLAPTDIVAADFNGDGNLDLATANRDTNDVTVFRGNGNGTFQTPGVSFSVLPGGSSPSSLVSADLNGDGFIDIAVANNATSNVTVFLNNGLGSFTEAAGSPFSLGTDAFPFDITAADFNCDGVIDLATPNAGSDNVSILINNGAGGFSPPFQFPTGAGPLSITVADFNGDGRIDIATANEDSSNVSVLLNGCVQPPTCPPDMVVPCPIVNYPTPVATCPGVTVTCSPPSGSLFPVGDTVVTCTAQDIFGNTEACSFTITVIDEPPTITCPEDITVPVLPGQTSATVTYEVTATDTCGVTSITCHGMTRPFSPPAPIAVATFTMDFPVGMTMLTCTARDQSGNTASCSFVVTVTSGVSNSIQPEIIRVKKVYDWVVIQSNFRLILDLNNSRDDQGKK
- a CDS encoding DUF4183 domain-containing protein, encoding MPITKPFMTSLRFTSTMGAGTGTGATFAIAATSFTNDAGAAATAFPSTFAFYNLYINGVLQSGNTSTITTTAITIPNGDAENGGTPLIVEFVIN
- a CDS encoding DUF4183 domain-containing protein yields the protein MPPLGCPDIFPGQPCPTCPPCLPCPPCPCTPGLLTTVISQYTTFSDGQKNIYTNADASLQFSTSGILDPSTVSIVNLFINGILQPSNTYVVQPGALMLSDVPFQGVPIILQFIQISNS
- a CDS encoding WGxxGxxG family protein; amino-acid sequence: MKKLRVIMLALMLTVTMSLTAFAETGGTGAGNTGGTNTPNTGVGVTGNGAPANTGINNNTYRTTAVDTDSDWEWIGLLGLAGLFGLRGRNRERNPQK
- a CDS encoding sulfite oxidase-like oxidoreductase: MFINPSSDTKRDRIPPNQKQTTGFPVLHYGEVPEYTDLSTEWSFRLFGLVEEEVTLTYEQMMALPKGGTTNDIHCVTGWSKLDNEWEGIPVEEVLKLVKVKPEAKYVMLHAEHGWTVNIPLVDFMKSGNLFATKHNGEDLTPEHGWPLRFVIPHLYFWKSAKWVRGIEFMEKDKQGFWEKNGYNMYGDPWKEQRFAWD
- a CDS encoding CoA-binding protein yields the protein MAQNPSNEVRRQLLEDAKTIAVVGLSNKPDRTSYMVSQAMQNAGYKIIPVNPVIAGETVLGEKVVASLSEIDQPVDIVDVFRRSEDMMPVAEDALKMQNKPKVFWMQQGIANEEAAKLVADQGIEVVQDMCIKVDHALLRVGK
- a CDS encoding leucyl aminopeptidase, which produces MKVAVEKRIQLVNISCDELIVPLWKGEDISQVYPELDEAFGGSLSGLQQDKEVTGEAKEITVVHGMNSVAAKKLVIVGMGEPGKFDFVAARNAWGRAAKTVVGKGNGKTVVIDLPTTEHLSADRLAQAVTEAFGLAEYNYEGYRQKAKREFDPIATVQILAADADTSLVQAGVARGSALVSGTNLARTLVNEPANYLTPRALKDAMVEVAERHGMTVEVMEKAKLEELGMGGVLSVAKGSELEPYVVAVKYQGRDTWDDVIGLVGKGVTFDTGGISIKPVAGMEDMKSDMGGAATMIGALEALGQIKPKVNVLAVVGTVENMPSGTAFRPGDVITTMSGKTVEIITTDAEGRLVLADCITYAKEQGVSCLVDAATLTGGIVVALGHFCSGAMTNDKALLDELMNAADVAGERLWQLPTFDEYRSLNKSRFADLKNSGGRYGHGIIGGVFLQEFVGDTPWVHLDIAGTAYTASAGDMQPSGGTGAMTRTVVEFVSSRSE
- a CDS encoding DUF309 domain-containing protein, encoding MGYPEQYLQFIEKFNDGEYYECHDLLEDIWMEDKSDKFLQGLLQLSVGLYHQEYGNIKGARWMLGNARKYLTRYQPVHWGLDVTRVLRYIDECEKLLPEKDVISYTEAKAMTFPPLRLYVDTSC
- a CDS encoding divergent PAP2 family protein is translated as MADFFENFPLWAALLAIGIAQFIKIPLHFFATKTWQWSLLMSTGGMPSSHSSAVTALSTAVGLREGFGSNMFAISAILGVIVMFDAAGVRRHAGMQAVVLNKLVDEFNHLLEGMKSLKVRPSQEKAKKLKELLGHQPIEVLIGGWLGVMIALLLHPFF
- a CDS encoding cobalamin-binding protein, producing the protein MRIVSICPSNTEILYYLGLYEHVVGLDDHSDWPQEWQHLPRVGPDLTIDMDRVAALQPDLVVASLSVPGMENNIEALRNRDIPHIILNPSRIGEIAHDIRLVGEATGTQRQAEQLAIQFDETIESIRQKAATYAQRPKLYWEWWPNPIYTPGQENWLTDVSEIAGAVNIFADYPVANVKATREMVMERNPDHICVVWCGIELKRIKPDMITNRPEWINMTAIRNNQVHLLEEGLYCRPSPRILEGLEKLVDLIHTK
- a CDS encoding 3D domain-containing protein, producing MNGKQFVSIIALFILVLTAFASDGYSYNVVGDYGVSSTFGIKETKEGQRVVKKRTVSASSLTQVIDKADVFHEQYPKVRVVATGYYAGYESTGKNPSHPSYGITYSGVKVRRDDYSTIAADLRVFPLGTILYIPGYGYGVVADKGGAIRGHKIDLYFETKQDVFSQWGKKSVDVYIVKKGEGKVTEAFLNSLNEKGIAAMAEPVSGQQQIE